A region from the Lutra lutra chromosome 1, mLutLut1.2, whole genome shotgun sequence genome encodes:
- the DDX39A gene encoding ATP-dependent RNA helicase DDX39A, which produces MAEQDVENELLDYEEDEEPQAPPESTPAPPKKDVKGSYVSIHSSGFRDFLLKPELLRAIVDCGFEHPSEVQHECIPQAILGMDVLCQAKSGMGKTAVFVLATLQQIEPVSGQVSVLVMCHTRELAFQISKEYERFSKYMPSVKVSVFFGGLSIKKDEEVLKKNCPHVVVGTPGRILALVRNRSLNLKNVKHFVLDECDKMLEQLDMRRDVQEIFRLTPHEKQCMMFSATLSKEIRPVCRKFMQDPMEVFVDDETKLTLHGLQQYYVKLKDSEKNRKLFDLLDVLEFNQVVIFVKSVQRCMALAQLLVEQNFPAIAIHRGMAQEERLSRYQQFKDFQRRILVATNLFGRGMDIERVNIVFNYDMPEDSDTYLHRVARAGRFGTKGLAITFVSDENDAKILNDVQDRFEVNVAELPEEIDISTYIEQSR; this is translated from the exons ATGGCGGAACAGGATGTGGAAAATGAGCTTCTGGATTATGAGGAAGATGAAGAGCCCCAGGCTCCTCCAGAGAGCACTCCTGCTCCCCCCAAGAAAGATGTCAAGGGTTCCTATGTTTCCATCCACAGCTCTGGCTTCCGGGACTTTCTGCTGAAGCCAGAGCTCCTGAGGGCCATAGTGGACTGTGGCTTTGAGCATCCGTCCGAGG TCCAGCACGAGTGTATTCCGCAAGCCATCCTGGGCATGGACGTCCTGTGCCAGGCCAAGTCCGGGATGGGCAAGACCGCGGTCTTCGTGTTGGCCACCCTGCAGCAGATTGAGCCAGTCAGCGGACAG GTTTCAGTCCTGGTCATGTGCCACACTCGGGAGCTTGCCTTCCAGATCAGCAAAGAATATGAACGCTTCTCCAAGTACATGCCCAGTGTCAAG GTGTCTGTGTTCTTCGGGGGCCTTTCCATCAAGAAGGATGAAGAGGTATTGAAGAAGAACTGTCCCCATGTCGTAGTGGGGACACCAGGCCGAATCCTGGCACTAGTGCGGAACAGGAGCCTGAACCTGAAGAACGTGAAACACTTCGTGCTGGACGAGTGTGACAAGATGCTGGAGCAGCTGG ACATGCGGCGGGACGTGCAGGAGATCTTCCGGCTGACGCCCCACGAGAAGCAGTGCATGATGTTCAGCGCCACCCTGAGCAAGGAGATCAGGCCTGTCTGCAGGAAGTTCATGCAAGAC CCCATGGAGGTGTTTGTGGATGATGAGACCAAGCTCACGCTACACGGACTGCAGCAGTACTATGTCAAGCTCAAGGACAGTGAGAAGAACCGCAAGCTCTTTGATCTCTTGGATGTGTTGGAGTTTAACCAG gtGGTGATCTTCGTGAAGTCAGTGCAGCGCTGCATGGCCCTGGCCCAGCTCCTTGTGGAACAGAACTTCCCGGCCATCGCTATCCACAGGGGCATGGCCCAGGAGGAGCG TCTGTCACGCTATCAGCAGTTCAAAGACTTCCAGCGGCGGATCCTGGTGGCCACCAATCTGTTTGGCCGTGGGATGGACATTGAGCGAGTCAACATCGTCTTCAACTACGACATGCCCGAGGACTCAGACACCTACCTCCACCGA GTGGCCCGTGCAGGTCGCTTTGGGACCAAAGGTCTGGCTATCACTTTTGTATCTGACGAGAATGATGCCAAAATCCTCAATGACGTTCAGGACAGGTTTGAGGTGAACGTGGCTGAACTTCCTGAAGAAATCGACATCTCCACATATA TTGAGCAGAGCCGGTAA